In a single window of the Prochlorococcus marinus str. AS9601 genome:
- the murA gene encoding UDP-N-acetylglucosamine 1-carboxyvinyltransferase: MICGSKTKSYLKSQNLKILGQGKLNGIVEISGAKNSALVLLASSLLTNEKIILENVPFLTDIEKMGNILKNLGVNLVRKNNQLEIDPTTISIKELPYELVKGLRASFFCIGALLTKFGEAQVPLPGGCNIGSRPIEEHINGLIALGAEIIIEKGIVKAKIRGNKNRLHGTHIKLNCPSVGATETLIMAASLAKGRTTIENAAREPEVQDLCQMLNKMGAKIYDSGKETIIIDGVNKLGGCTHKVIPDRIEAGTFLIAAAATSSSITISPVIPHHLEAVTNKLQESGSKITIKGNSISIKSKEIKGVDIETAPFPGFPTDLQAPFTTLMTIANGESKITETIFENRMNHIYLLNEMGASIKLNKNVAHIKGVKTINGMNLVGSDLRSSAALIIAGIIAKGSSNFYGLEHLDRGYENFELKLKNLGVKIIREISKNTFEENGYKIESKSENLSKLGAA, translated from the coding sequence ATGATTTGCGGAAGCAAAACGAAGTCATATCTTAAATCGCAAAATTTAAAGATTCTTGGCCAAGGCAAGTTAAATGGAATAGTTGAAATAAGTGGTGCTAAGAATTCCGCCTTAGTTTTATTAGCCTCATCATTGCTAACTAATGAAAAAATAATTCTTGAAAATGTACCTTTTCTCACTGATATTGAAAAGATGGGGAATATCCTAAAGAATCTAGGAGTGAATTTAGTTCGTAAAAACAACCAACTAGAAATAGATCCAACAACTATTTCGATTAAAGAACTTCCATATGAACTTGTTAAAGGATTAAGAGCTAGTTTCTTTTGTATAGGTGCACTATTAACTAAATTTGGAGAAGCTCAAGTACCGTTACCAGGTGGATGCAACATTGGTTCAAGGCCAATAGAAGAGCACATTAATGGATTAATCGCACTAGGAGCAGAAATTATTATTGAAAAGGGAATTGTAAAGGCAAAAATAAGGGGGAACAAAAATAGACTTCATGGCACTCATATTAAATTAAATTGTCCAAGTGTAGGTGCGACTGAAACTTTAATTATGGCAGCATCTTTAGCCAAAGGAAGAACTACTATTGAAAATGCTGCTAGAGAGCCTGAAGTTCAAGATTTATGCCAAATGCTTAATAAAATGGGGGCAAAAATTTATGACTCCGGTAAAGAAACAATCATTATTGATGGTGTTAATAAGCTTGGCGGATGTACCCATAAAGTAATTCCAGACCGAATAGAAGCTGGGACTTTTCTAATTGCTGCTGCTGCAACTTCCTCTTCAATAACAATTTCTCCAGTAATCCCTCATCATCTTGAAGCTGTCACTAATAAGCTTCAAGAGAGTGGGAGTAAAATTACGATTAAAGGTAATTCTATTTCTATCAAGAGTAAAGAGATTAAAGGAGTAGATATTGAAACAGCTCCTTTCCCAGGCTTTCCTACTGATTTGCAGGCACCATTTACAACTCTAATGACAATCGCAAATGGTGAATCAAAGATAACTGAAACAATTTTCGAAAACAGAATGAATCATATTTATCTACTTAATGAAATGGGCGCCAGTATAAAACTAAACAAAAACGTAGCTCACATCAAAGGTGTTAAAACAATTAATGGGATGAATCTAGTTGGCTCAGATTTAAGGTCATCAGCTGCATTAATAATTGCAGGAATCATCGCAAAAGGTAGTAGTAATTTCTATGGATTAGAACATCTTGATAGAGGTTATGAAAATTTTGAATTAAAACTAAAAAATTTAGGTGTAAAAATAATTAGAGAGATCAGTAAAAATACTTTTGAGGAGAATGGATATAAAATTGAATCTAAATCTGAGAATCTTTCAAAACTCGGAGCAGCCTAA